Proteins encoded in a region of the Vicia villosa cultivar HV-30 ecotype Madison, WI linkage group LG5, Vvil1.0, whole genome shotgun sequence genome:
- the LOC131604305 gene encoding uncharacterized protein LOC131604305 yields the protein MLGAWKLKNPVEVQELNKNLFLFRFSTRREMENILKNGPWSFDRNLLVLSRITGEEQPSELNMHYGTFWIRVYELPLLLRSEAMARKLGGILGEFEELDTKEVHRNGCFLRIKVNIDLRKPLKRGTVVRFKEKNLRVHFKYERLPTFCFICGKVGHQIKDCEEVGDLSEEGFEDIEEQDLAFGAWLRASPLPRIQEETKKRDTSSSSCSKNLFNISSSQSRCETVGKNKEVEEEEVEQEQARIQIEAKAKTPTSKCHQVVQLMGSSINQKGKETGKAILEIEAMVESLGAVDISNVGKDSKELLKEGKSKKSKWVRRQNMRKTTTAKAVAKEIECGKRNLVDVMIIDGTTESCGKGEKKLKGQEKEELTKNGPEVVLENQHRLQQ from the coding sequence ATGCTAGGAGCCTGGAAGCTTAAAAATCCAGTGGAAGTACAAGAACTAAATAAGAACCTATTCCTCTTTCGGTTCTCAACAAGGAGAGAAATGGAGAACATCCTGAAGAACGGGCCGTGGAGCTTCGATAGGAACTTACTTGTACTCAGCAGAATTACAGGCGAAGAACAACCATCGGAATTGAATATGCACTACGGTACGTTCTGGATCCGTGTGTACGAATTACCTTTACTTCTTAGATCTGAGGCAATGGCAAGGAAATTAGGGGGTATACTTGGAGAGTTCGAGGAACTCGACACTAAGGAAGTTCATAGGAATGGTTGCTTTTTGAGGATCAAGGTAAACATTGATCTAAGGAAGCCACTCAAAAGAGGAACTGTTGTGCGATTCAAAGAAAAGAACCTAAGAGTACACTTCAAATACGAACGTTTGCCAACATTCTGTTTTATTTGTGGTAAGGTTGGGCACCAGATCAAAGACTGTGAGGAAGTGGGAGATCTAAGTGAAGAGGGGTTTGAAGATATAGAAGAGCAAGACCTTGCTTTTGGGGCCTGGCTGCGAGCATCCCCACTGCCGAGAATCCAAGAAGAGACAAAAAAAAGGGATACTTCCTCTAGCTCATGTAGCAAGAACCTATTTAACATATCGTCTAGCCAAAGCAGATGCGAGACCGTTGGCAAGAACAaagaagttgaagaagaagaggtGGAGCAGGAACAAGCTAGAATTCAAATTGAAGCCAAAGCCAAAACTCCTACAAGCAAGTGTCACCAAGTGGTTCAATTGATGGGAAGCAGCATAAATCAGAAAGGAAAGGAGACGGGGAAAGCAATCTTAGAGATTGAAGCAATGGTGGAGTCTTTGGGAGCAGTAGACATTTCTAATGTTGGGAAAGATAGTAAGGAGTTATTGAAGGAAGGCAAAAGCAAGAAAAGCAAGTGGGTTCGACGACAAAATATGAGGAAAACGACTACTGCTAAGGCTGTTGCGAAAGAGATTGAGTGTGGCAAGCGAAATTTGGTAGATGTTATGATCATAGATGGGACGACAGAATCATGTGGAAAAGGAGAGAAGAAGTTGAAAGGCCAAGAGAAGGAGGAACTTACAAAGAATGGaccagaggtggtgttggaaAACCAACACCGCCTACAACAATGA